In Thiohalospira halophila DSM 15071, the following proteins share a genomic window:
- a CDS encoding aspartate carbamoyltransferase catalytic subunit codes for MKRNNIQLDDQGRLRHFLSVEGLPRTTLTEILDTAESLASAASQNVKKVPLLRGKTIVNLFFEPSTRTRTTFELAAKRLSADSLNMNISASSTSKGESLLDMLHNLEAMQCDMFVVRHAESGAANFIARNVGDSIAVVNAGDGRHAHPTQAMLDMFTIRRHKGEFHNLRVAIVGDVGHSRVARSQIHALTTLGVPEVRVIGPKTLIPESLRGLGVHIYHDLDEGLDGVDVVLVLRLQNERMGAALLPSEREYFHLYGITAERLERAADDAIVLHPGPINRGVEIDSEVADGERSVILEQVTHGIAVRMAAMSLVMGQHPGKDGEARA; via the coding sequence ATGAAACGCAACAATATTCAGCTGGACGACCAGGGCCGCCTGCGCCACTTCCTCTCGGTGGAGGGGCTGCCGCGGACCACGCTCACCGAGATCCTGGACACCGCCGAGTCCCTCGCCAGCGCGGCGTCCCAGAACGTGAAGAAGGTGCCGCTTTTGCGCGGCAAGACCATCGTCAATCTCTTCTTCGAGCCCTCCACCCGCACGCGCACCACCTTCGAGCTGGCGGCCAAGCGGCTCTCCGCCGACAGCCTGAACATGAACATCTCCGCCTCCTCCACCAGCAAGGGCGAGAGCCTGCTGGACATGCTCCACAACCTGGAGGCGATGCAGTGCGACATGTTCGTGGTGCGCCATGCGGAGTCGGGGGCGGCGAACTTCATCGCCCGCAACGTCGGCGACTCCATCGCCGTGGTGAATGCGGGGGACGGCCGCCACGCCCACCCCACCCAGGCGATGCTGGACATGTTCACCATCCGCCGCCACAAGGGCGAGTTCCACAACCTGCGGGTGGCCATCGTGGGCGACGTGGGCCACTCCCGGGTGGCGCGCTCCCAGATCCACGCCCTGACCACCCTGGGCGTGCCGGAGGTGCGGGTGATCGGCCCCAAGACGCTGATCCCGGAGAGCCTGCGCGGGCTGGGGGTGCACATCTACCACGACCTGGACGAGGGCCTGGACGGGGTGGACGTGGTCCTGGTCCTGCGGCTGCAGAACGAGCGCATGGGCGCCGCCCTGCTGCCCAGCGAGCGGGAGTACTTCCATCTCTACGGCATTACCGCCGAGCGGCTGGAGCGCGCCGCCGATGACGCCATCGTCCTCCACCCCGGCCCCATCAACCGCGGCGTGGAGATCGACTCCGAGGTGGCCGACGGCGAGCGCTCGGTGATCCTGGAGCAGGTCACCCACGGCATCGCCGTGCGCATGGCCGCCATGTCCCTGGTCATGGGCCAGCATCCGGGCAAGGACGGGGAGGCGCGCGCATGA
- a CDS encoding dihydroorotase, giving the protein MRTHIRGGRVIDPANELDTTTDVFLAEGRILAVGDETPEGFAADETIDAAGLLVAPGLVDLQARLREPGQEYKGDIASETRAAIRGGITTLCAPPDTDPPIDTPAVASLLIERAEDVGAARVLPVGALTAGLAGEHLSELVNLHRAGCVAFSNNRYPITNTQVLRRAMEYAATCDLTVLIHAEDPWLAEKGCAHDGEVASRLGLPGIPVSAETVEIARTLALVEQTGVRAHYCKVSSGTGVELIRRARADGLPVTANVSINQLHLTEMEIGDFNTLYHVRPPLRTQRDRDLLRRAVADGTVQAICSDHQPHDADAKLAPFGESAAGISGLETLLGLTLRLVRDRLLDLPTALARITCDPARALGLPGGTLTPGTAADLCLFDPEAEWEVDPSTFASRGQNSPYGHWFLPGRVERTLVDGRTVHRAED; this is encoded by the coding sequence ATGAGGACCCATATCCGCGGCGGCCGGGTCATCGACCCGGCCAACGAACTGGACACCACCACCGACGTCTTCCTCGCCGAGGGGCGGATCCTGGCCGTGGGCGACGAGACGCCGGAAGGCTTTGCCGCCGACGAGACCATCGACGCCGCCGGCCTGTTGGTCGCCCCCGGTCTGGTGGACCTCCAGGCGCGGCTGCGCGAGCCCGGCCAGGAATACAAGGGCGACATCGCCAGCGAGACCCGCGCCGCCATCCGGGGCGGGATCACCACCCTCTGCGCGCCGCCGGACACCGACCCGCCCATCGACACCCCGGCGGTGGCCAGCCTGCTCATCGAGCGGGCCGAGGACGTGGGTGCAGCCCGCGTGCTGCCGGTGGGGGCGCTCACCGCCGGGCTGGCCGGCGAGCACCTGAGCGAGCTGGTGAATCTCCACCGCGCCGGCTGCGTCGCCTTCTCCAACAACCGCTACCCGATCACCAACACCCAGGTCCTGCGCCGCGCCATGGAGTACGCGGCCACCTGCGACCTCACCGTCCTCATCCACGCCGAGGACCCGTGGCTGGCCGAGAAGGGCTGCGCCCACGACGGCGAGGTGGCCAGCCGGCTGGGGCTGCCGGGGATCCCCGTCTCCGCGGAGACGGTAGAGATCGCCCGCACCCTGGCGCTGGTGGAGCAGACCGGGGTGCGCGCCCACTACTGCAAGGTCTCCAGCGGCACCGGCGTGGAGCTCATCCGCCGCGCCCGGGCCGACGGCCTGCCGGTGACCGCCAACGTCTCCATCAACCAGCTCCATCTCACGGAGATGGAGATCGGCGACTTCAACACCCTCTACCACGTCCGCCCGCCCCTGCGGACCCAGCGCGACCGCGATCTGCTGCGCCGGGCGGTGGCCGACGGCACCGTCCAGGCCATCTGCTCCGACCACCAGCCCCACGACGCCGACGCCAAGCTCGCCCCCTTCGGCGAGAGCGCCGCCGGGATCTCCGGGCTGGAGACCCTGCTGGGGCTGACCCTGCGCCTGGTCCGCGACCGCCTGCTGGACCTGCCCACCGCCCTGGCCCGGATCACCTGCGACCCGGCCCGCGCCCTGGGCCTGCCCGGCGGTACCCTGACCCCCGGCACGGCGGCGGACCTCTGCCTCTTCGACCCCGAGGCGGAGTGGGAGGTGGACCCGTCCACCTTCGCCAGCCGCGGCCAGAACTCCCCCTACGGCCACTGGTTCCTGCCCGGCCGGGTGGAGCGGACCCTGGTGGACGGCCGCACCGTCCACCGCGCCGAGGACTAG
- a CDS encoding PilT/PilU family type 4a pilus ATPase, with the protein MKPLGDLDPILKLMVRRQASDLFVTAGLPPSLRIQGTIHALSREALSPEGTRETVRATMTEAQQREFDIEGEANFALSRSGIGRFRVSAFRQRGQAGMVVRRIESKVPTLEELGLPPVVADWCGRRRGLVLVVGGAGSGKSTTLAAMVEHRNQNGRGHILTVEDPIEYMHRHGASVVTQREVGLDTDDYPTALRNALRQSPDVVVIGEIRSPEVMDYALGFAETGHLCLATLHATTADQALERILNFFPEKRHRQVRMDLAMHLHAVLAQQLVPTRDEQGRVPATEALVRSPRVEDLIRRGHFDELKEVMARLNQEGMHTFDQSLLELQRAETITAKMALAHADSPHDLRLSMRLEGGDESLGEGLEVDGEPE; encoded by the coding sequence GTGAAGCCGCTGGGCGACCTGGACCCCATCCTCAAGCTCATGGTGCGGCGGCAGGCGTCGGACCTTTTCGTCACTGCCGGCCTGCCCCCCAGCCTGCGGATCCAGGGGACCATCCACGCCCTCTCCCGGGAGGCGCTCTCCCCCGAGGGGACGCGCGAGACGGTGCGCGCCACCATGACCGAGGCCCAGCAGCGGGAGTTCGACATCGAGGGGGAGGCCAACTTCGCGCTCAGCCGCAGCGGCATCGGCCGCTTCCGCGTCAGCGCCTTTCGCCAGCGCGGGCAGGCGGGGATGGTGGTCCGGCGCATCGAATCGAAGGTGCCGACGCTGGAGGAGCTGGGCCTGCCGCCGGTGGTGGCCGACTGGTGCGGCCGGCGGCGGGGGCTGGTCCTGGTGGTGGGCGGGGCCGGCTCCGGCAAGTCCACCACGCTGGCGGCCATGGTGGAACACCGCAACCAGAACGGCCGGGGCCACATCCTCACGGTGGAGGATCCCATCGAGTACATGCACCGCCACGGGGCCAGCGTGGTAACCCAGCGGGAGGTGGGGCTGGATACCGACGACTACCCCACCGCGCTGCGCAACGCCCTGCGCCAGTCGCCGGACGTGGTGGTCATCGGCGAGATCCGCTCCCCGGAGGTCATGGACTACGCCCTGGGCTTCGCCGAGACCGGCCACCTCTGCCTGGCGACCCTCCACGCCACCACCGCCGATCAGGCCCTGGAGCGCATCCTCAACTTCTTCCCGGAGAAGCGCCACCGTCAGGTGCGCATGGACCTGGCCATGCACCTCCACGCCGTCCTCGCCCAGCAACTGGTCCCCACCCGGGACGAACAGGGTCGGGTGCCGGCCACCGAGGCGCTGGTGCGTAGCCCGCGCGTGGAGGACCTCATTCGCCGCGGCCACTTCGACGAGCTCAAGGAGGTCATGGCGCGCCTCAACCAGGAGGGGATGCACACCTTCGACCAGTCCCTGCTGGAGCTCCAGCGGGCGGAGACCATCACGGCAAAGATGGCCCTGGCCCACGCCGACTCGCCCCACGATCTGCGGCTGTCCATGCGGCTGGAGGGGGGCGACGAGAGCCTGGGCGAGGGGCTGGAGGTGGACGGCGAGCCGGAGTAG
- a CDS encoding type IV pilus twitching motility protein PilT: MELEELLALAVRQGASDLHLSAGMPPLLRINGELRRVNTPELDDRTVQALIQGIMSERQRRTYEEEQELDFAVELAGLGRFRVNAFHQNRGAGAAFRHIPGEILDLERLGAPGVLRELATLRTGLVLVTGPTGSGKSTTLAAMVDHKNRNEAGHILTIEDPIEFVHDSRRGLVNQREIHRDTVDFSAALRSALREDPDTILVGELRDLETIRLALTAAETGHLVFGTLHTSSAAKTVDRIIDVFPAAEKDMIRSMLAESLRGVVAQVLLKSTSGSRVAAHEILVGTSAVRNLIREDKIAQIYSVMQTGQAAGMTTLDQSLQGLVAQGSVNLEEARRFAFYREAVQ; this comes from the coding sequence ATGGAACTGGAAGAACTCCTGGCGCTCGCCGTTCGCCAGGGCGCCTCCGATCTCCACCTCTCCGCCGGGATGCCGCCGCTGTTGCGTATCAACGGCGAGCTGCGCCGGGTGAACACCCCCGAGCTGGACGACCGCACGGTCCAGGCGCTGATCCAGGGCATCATGTCCGAGCGCCAGCGCCGCACCTACGAGGAGGAGCAGGAGCTGGACTTCGCCGTGGAGCTGGCCGGCCTGGGCCGGTTCCGCGTCAACGCCTTCCACCAGAACCGCGGCGCCGGCGCCGCCTTCCGCCACATCCCCGGCGAGATCCTGGACCTGGAACGGCTGGGGGCGCCCGGCGTCCTGCGCGAGCTGGCCACCCTGCGCACCGGCCTGGTCCTGGTTACCGGCCCCACCGGCTCCGGCAAGTCCACCACCCTGGCCGCCATGGTCGACCACAAGAACCGCAACGAGGCCGGCCACATCCTCACTATCGAGGATCCCATCGAGTTCGTCCACGATTCCCGCCGCGGGCTGGTCAATCAGCGCGAGATCCATCGCGATACGGTCGATTTCAGCGCCGCCCTGCGCTCGGCCCTGCGCGAGGACCCGGACACCATCCTGGTGGGGGAGCTGCGGGACCTGGAGACCATCCGCCTGGCGCTCACCGCCGCCGAGACCGGCCATCTGGTCTTCGGTACCCTCCACACCAGCTCCGCGGCCAAGACGGTGGATCGCATCATCGACGTCTTCCCGGCGGCGGAGAAGGACATGATCCGCTCCATGCTGGCGGAGTCCCTGCGCGGGGTGGTCGCCCAGGTCCTGCTCAAGTCCACCAGTGGTAGCCGGGTGGCGGCCCACGAGATCCTGGTGGGGACCTCGGCGGTGCGCAATCTCATCCGGGAGGACAAGATCGCCCAGATCTACTCGGTGATGCAGACCGGCCAGGCCGCCGGCATGACCACCCTGGACCAGTCCCTCCAGGGGCTGGTCGCCCAGGGCTCGGTGAATCTCGAGGAGGCGCGGCGCTTCGCCTTCTACCGGGAGGCGGTGCAGTGA
- a CDS encoding YggS family pyridoxal phosphate-dependent enzyme: MGDVAADVARVRRRVETAARAADRDPATITLLAVSKYHPASAVRQALAAGCHDLGESYADEGVAKQAEVADATAVWHFIGPLQSNKTRLVAEHFDWVHSVDRLKIARRLSEQRPAERGPLPVCLQVNISGEASKSGADPAEVPELAAAVAELPGLTLRGLMALPARATDPEAQRRPFAALRGLRDELNARGLALDTLSMGMSGDLEAAIAEGATHVRVGTDIFGPRP, encoded by the coding sequence ATGGGCGATGTAGCCGCGGACGTGGCCAGGGTGCGCCGCCGGGTGGAGACCGCGGCCCGGGCCGCCGACCGCGACCCGGCCACCATCACCCTGCTGGCGGTGAGCAAGTACCACCCGGCCAGCGCGGTGCGCCAGGCGCTGGCCGCCGGCTGCCACGACCTCGGCGAGAGCTACGCCGACGAGGGGGTGGCCAAGCAGGCCGAGGTGGCCGACGCCACCGCCGTCTGGCACTTCATCGGCCCGCTGCAATCGAACAAGACCCGGCTGGTGGCCGAGCACTTCGACTGGGTCCACAGTGTGGACCGGCTGAAGATCGCCCGGCGGCTGTCGGAGCAACGGCCGGCGGAGCGCGGGCCGCTGCCGGTCTGTCTGCAGGTGAACATCTCCGGCGAGGCGAGCAAGTCCGGCGCCGACCCGGCCGAGGTGCCGGAGCTGGCGGCCGCGGTGGCCGAACTGCCCGGCCTGACGCTGCGCGGCCTCATGGCCCTCCCGGCGCGGGCGACCGACCCGGAGGCGCAGCGCCGGCCCTTTGCGGCCCTGCGCGGCCTGCGGGACGAGCTGAACGCTCGCGGACTGGCGCTGGACACCCTCTCCATGGGGATGTCCGGCGACCTGGAGGCCGCCATCGCCGAGGGCGCCACCCACGTCCGCGTGGGGACCGATATCTTCGGCCCCCGGCCCTAG
- the proC gene encoding pyrroline-5-carboxylate reductase produces MQDLTIGFIGGGNMARSLIGGLIADGVAAENIMVADPDEGHCRALTAEFGIATRHDNAAVASTADVVVLAVKPQLLHEVATGLAELAGPGNRLFLSVAAGVRAADIERWLGEGTPLVRAMPNTPALVQSGATGLFGNANTTEQQREAAEAILRAVGLTLWVDEEAKLDAITAISGSGPAYFFAFMEALEGAGEKLGLEREQARLLAVQTAFGAAKMALESPDEPGTLRERVTSPGGTTERALEVLEAGGMRDLVNDATAAARERAGELADLLGEN; encoded by the coding sequence ATGCAGGACCTGACCATCGGCTTCATCGGCGGCGGCAACATGGCGCGCAGCCTCATCGGCGGCCTCATCGCCGACGGCGTCGCCGCCGAGAACATCATGGTGGCCGATCCCGACGAGGGGCACTGCCGCGCGCTCACCGCCGAGTTCGGCATCGCCACCCGCCACGACAACGCCGCCGTGGCCAGCACCGCGGATGTCGTGGTCCTGGCGGTGAAGCCCCAGCTCCTCCACGAGGTGGCCACCGGCCTGGCCGAGCTGGCCGGCCCCGGCAACCGGCTCTTCCTCTCCGTGGCCGCCGGGGTGCGGGCGGCCGACATCGAGCGCTGGCTGGGCGAGGGCACGCCGCTGGTCCGGGCCATGCCCAACACCCCGGCCCTGGTGCAGAGCGGCGCCACGGGACTGTTCGGCAACGCCAATACCACCGAGCAGCAGCGCGAGGCAGCGGAGGCCATCCTGCGCGCGGTGGGGCTGACCCTCTGGGTGGACGAGGAGGCGAAGCTGGACGCCATCACCGCCATCTCCGGTAGTGGCCCGGCCTACTTCTTCGCCTTCATGGAGGCGCTGGAGGGCGCCGGCGAGAAGCTTGGGCTGGAGCGGGAACAGGCGCGGCTGCTGGCGGTGCAGACCGCCTTCGGCGCCGCCAAGATGGCCCTGGAGAGCCCGGACGAACCGGGGACGCTGCGCGAGCGGGTGACCTCGCCGGGCGGCACCACCGAACGCGCCCTGGAGGTCCTGGAGGCCGGGGGCATGCGCGATCTCGTGAATGATGCCACCGCCGCCGCCCGCGAGCGCGCCGGCGAGCTGGCCGACCTGCTGGGGGAAAACTGA
- a CDS encoding YggT family protein: protein MAEPYTNNAAAFLIQTLFGLYLMALFLRTVLQAVRADPRNPVTHFLIRATDPVLRPLRTLLPEVGRVSLAALVAMLVIQALELGLLSLTGGGTWTAEGLVVLAIGQLLALAIQVWTIAIIVAAVLSWIAAGGGMGYNPVFALLDELTAPLLRPARAILPDMGGLDLSPLVVIIVLQLFNILMVAPVRDLGLVLMRG, encoded by the coding sequence ATGGCCGAGCCCTACACCAACAACGCCGCCGCCTTCCTGATCCAGACCCTGTTCGGGCTCTACCTGATGGCGCTCTTCCTGCGCACCGTCCTCCAGGCGGTGCGCGCCGATCCCCGCAACCCGGTGACCCACTTCCTCATCCGCGCCACCGATCCGGTCCTGCGCCCCCTGCGTACCCTGCTACCGGAGGTAGGGCGAGTCAGCCTGGCGGCGCTGGTGGCCATGCTGGTCATCCAGGCCCTGGAACTCGGGCTGCTGAGCCTCACGGGCGGCGGCACCTGGACCGCCGAGGGGCTGGTGGTCCTGGCCATCGGCCAGCTCCTGGCCCTCGCCATCCAGGTCTGGACCATCGCCATCATCGTCGCGGCGGTACTGAGCTGGATCGCCGCCGGCGGCGGCATGGGCTACAACCCGGTCTTTGCCCTGCTGGACGAGCTCACTGCCCCCTTGCTGCGCCCGGCCCGGGCCATCCTGCCGGACATGGGGGGGCTGGACCTCTCGCCCCTGGTGGTCATCATCGTCCTGCAGCTGTTCAACATCCTGATGGTGGCGCCGGTGCGGGACCTGGGCCTGGTCCTCATGCGGGGCTGA
- a CDS encoding DUF167 family protein, protein MAAVERDGDDLVLTLRVQPRAKNDAIVGPHGDAIRVRITAPPVEGKANDHLGRFLAKRFGVHRRDVTLISGESGRDKRVRIAGARPDAELAELLGLSSDRG, encoded by the coding sequence GTGGCCGCCGTCGAGCGCGACGGTGACGACCTGGTGCTCACCCTCCGGGTCCAGCCCCGGGCGAAGAACGACGCCATCGTCGGCCCCCACGGCGACGCCATCCGGGTGCGGATCACCGCCCCGCCGGTGGAGGGCAAGGCCAACGACCACCTGGGCCGCTTCCTGGCGAAGCGCTTTGGCGTCCACCGGCGGGATGTCACCCTGATCAGCGGCGAGTCCGGCCGGGACAAGCGCGTGCGCATCGCCGGCGCCCGGCCGGATGCCGAGCTGGCCGAGCTGCTGGGGCTGTCTTCCGACCGGGGCTGA
- the metX gene encoding homoserine O-succinyltransferase MetX: MPESLPADSVGLVQPQSLHFDQPLELDCGRVLPEYELVYETYGTPNADRSNAILVCHALSGDHHAAGYNSMEDRKPGWWEACIGPGKPLDTNRFFIVSVNNLGSCKGSSGPNTINPETGRYWGPDFPIVTVRDWVHSHARLADELGIEQWAAVVGGSLGGMQVMQWAIDYPDRLRHAVIIAGAPRLSAQNIAFNEVARQAIMSDPEFHDGYYLQKGTLPRRGLMLARMLGHITYLSDEAMRAKFGRELRTDQINFGYDVDFQVESYLRYQGQSFVDRFDANTYLLMTRALDYFDPAAEHDDDLTAALAPVTARSLVVSFTSDWRFSPERSREIVKALLDGNKSVAYAEVQAHQGHDAFLMPIAQYMAVFRAYMDEVAAELEEGA, translated from the coding sequence ATGCCGGAGAGCCTACCGGCCGATTCCGTCGGCCTGGTACAGCCCCAGAGTCTGCATTTCGACCAGCCGCTGGAACTCGACTGCGGGCGGGTTCTGCCCGAGTACGAGCTGGTCTACGAGACCTACGGCACCCCCAATGCCGACCGCTCCAACGCCATCCTGGTCTGCCATGCCCTGTCGGGCGACCACCACGCCGCCGGCTACAACTCCATGGAGGACCGCAAGCCCGGCTGGTGGGAGGCCTGTATCGGCCCCGGCAAACCGCTGGATACCAACCGGTTCTTCATCGTCAGCGTGAACAACCTGGGCAGCTGCAAGGGCTCCTCCGGGCCGAACACCATCAACCCGGAGACCGGCCGCTACTGGGGGCCGGACTTCCCCATCGTCACCGTGCGCGACTGGGTCCACAGCCACGCCCGCCTGGCCGATGAACTGGGGATCGAGCAGTGGGCCGCCGTGGTGGGCGGCAGCCTGGGCGGGATGCAGGTGATGCAGTGGGCCATCGACTACCCCGACCGGCTTCGCCATGCGGTGATCATCGCCGGCGCGCCGCGGCTGTCGGCCCAGAACATCGCCTTCAACGAGGTGGCCCGGCAGGCCATCATGTCGGACCCCGAATTCCACGACGGCTACTACCTGCAGAAGGGGACGCTCCCGCGGCGCGGCCTGATGCTGGCGCGCATGCTCGGCCACATCACCTACCTCTCCGACGAGGCCATGCGCGCCAAGTTCGGCCGGGAGCTGCGCACCGACCAGATCAACTTCGGCTACGACGTGGACTTCCAGGTGGAGTCCTACCTGCGCTACCAGGGCCAGTCCTTCGTCGACCGCTTCGACGCCAACACCTACCTGCTCATGACCCGGGCGCTGGACTACTTCGACCCGGCCGCCGAGCACGACGACGACCTGACCGCCGCCCTGGCCCCGGTAACCGCCCGCTCCCTGGTGGTCTCCTTCACCAGTGACTGGCGCTTCTCCCCGGAGCGCTCCCGGGAGATCGTCAAGGCGCTGCTGGACGGCAACAAGTCGGTGGCCTACGCCGAGGTCCAGGCCCACCAGGGGCATGACGCCTTCCTCATGCCCATCGCGCAGTACATGGCCGTCTTCCGCGCCTATATGGACGAGGTGGCGGCCGAACTGGAGGAAGGGGCATGA
- the metW gene encoding methionine biosynthesis protein MetW yields MTSAIDRRPDLAIISRWIREGARVLDLGCGDGTLLDHLRSSKGAGGYGIEIDDANVIACIRQGLSVIQSDLDAGLNDFDAGSFDYVILSQTLQAVRYPDRLLEEMMRVGQEGIVTFPNMGYWRYRLRLALTGRMPVSSAAAAPGEWYNTPNIHLCTLADFEALCEDMGIEILEMTAVNSAHRSNPFMRTWPNTLGEIALYRFRRR; encoded by the coding sequence ATGACCAGCGCCATCGACCGCCGCCCCGATCTCGCCATCATCAGCCGCTGGATCCGCGAGGGGGCCCGGGTCCTGGACCTGGGCTGCGGTGACGGCACCCTGCTCGACCACCTGCGCTCCAGCAAGGGCGCCGGCGGCTACGGCATCGAGATCGACGACGCCAACGTCATCGCCTGTATCCGGCAGGGACTCTCGGTAATCCAGTCCGACCTGGACGCCGGCCTCAACGACTTCGACGCCGGCTCCTTCGACTACGTCATCCTCTCCCAGACCCTGCAGGCGGTACGTTATCCCGACCGTCTGCTGGAGGAGATGATGCGCGTGGGCCAGGAGGGCATTGTCACCTTCCCCAACATGGGCTACTGGCGCTACCGCCTGCGGCTGGCGCTCACCGGCCGCATGCCGGTCTCCTCCGCCGCCGCAGCGCCCGGGGAGTGGTACAACACCCCCAACATCCACCTCTGCACCCTCGCCGACTTCGAGGCGCTGTGCGAGGACATGGGGATCGAGATCCTGGAGATGACGGCGGTGAACTCCGCCCATCGCAGCAACCCCTTCATGCGTACCTGGCCCAACACCCTGGGCGAGATCGCCCTCTACCGCTTCCGCCGGCGCTGA
- a CDS encoding DUF4426 domain-containing protein gives MFHLVRIAALAIATSFALPAAAERSTEAGDWVIHYNAIATEDLHPSVADNYGITRSPTRGLITVTVMRPIMGTTGEPHTARVTGTASNLAGQTRDLSLREVQEGKAVYYLDTFRIRDEETLDFELEVRPDGSGETHAVSFRQQFFVD, from the coding sequence ATGTTCCACCTCGTCCGCATCGCCGCCCTGGCCATCGCCACCAGCTTCGCCCTCCCGGCCGCTGCCGAGCGCAGCACCGAGGCGGGGGACTGGGTGATCCACTACAACGCCATCGCCACCGAGGATCTCCATCCCAGCGTGGCGGACAACTACGGCATCACCCGCAGCCCCACCCGCGGCCTGATCACGGTGACAGTCATGCGGCCCATCATGGGGACCACCGGCGAGCCGCACACGGCCCGGGTGACCGGGACGGCCAGCAACCTGGCCGGCCAGACCCGCGACCTGAGCCTGCGGGAGGTCCAGGAGGGCAAGGCCGTCTACTACCTGGACACCTTCCGCATCCGTGACGAGGAGACCCTGGACTTCGAGCTAGAGGTCCGCCCGGATGGCAGCGGCGAGACCCACGCGGTCTCCTTCCGCCAGCAGTTCTTCGTGGACTGA
- a CDS encoding sulfite exporter TauE/SafE family protein translates to MAQEASYLAAFLVGLMGGVHCVGMCGGIVGALTLGLPESIRNRVGAMMPYLIAYNVGRITSYAVAGALMGGVGLIAANAAALREAQLVLQVVAGLFMVALGLYLGGWWQGLAQLERAGGVLWRRIEPLGRRLMPVKTPWQALGLGLIWGWLPCGLVYSVLVWAIAAGGMVEGALLMASFGLGTLPMLLGMGVFAATLATQVRRPLWRNLAGGLVVLFGIWTVGVAVMAPPAGTG, encoded by the coding sequence ATGGCGCAGGAGGCCAGTTACCTCGCCGCCTTCCTCGTGGGTCTCATGGGGGGCGTGCACTGCGTGGGCATGTGCGGCGGCATCGTCGGGGCGCTGACCCTGGGGCTGCCGGAGTCGATCCGCAACCGCGTGGGGGCGATGATGCCCTACCTCATCGCCTACAACGTCGGCCGGATCACCAGCTACGCCGTCGCCGGGGCGCTCATGGGCGGGGTGGGCCTCATCGCCGCCAACGCCGCCGCCCTGCGCGAGGCCCAGCTGGTGCTGCAGGTGGTGGCGGGGCTCTTCATGGTCGCCCTGGGGCTCTACCTGGGCGGCTGGTGGCAGGGGCTGGCCCAGCTGGAGCGCGCTGGCGGCGTGCTCTGGCGGCGCATCGAACCCCTGGGCCGGCGGCTCATGCCGGTGAAGACGCCGTGGCAGGCGCTGGGGCTGGGACTCATCTGGGGCTGGCTGCCCTGCGGGCTGGTCTACTCGGTCCTGGTCTGGGCCATCGCCGCCGGCGGCATGGTGGAGGGGGCGCTGCTCATGGCGAGCTTCGGTCTGGGGACGCTGCCCATGCTGCTGGGGATGGGGGTCTTCGCGGCGACCCTGGCAACCCAGGTCCGCCGGCCGCTGTGGCGGAACCTGGCCGGCGGGCTGGTGGTGCTGTTCGGGATCTGGACCGTGGGGGTCGCCGTGATGGCGCCCCCGGCGGGTACGGGCTGA